In Nasonia vitripennis strain AsymCx chromosome 2, Nvit_psr_1.1, whole genome shotgun sequence, a genomic segment contains:
- the LOC100118419 gene encoding UBX domain-containing protein 6: MAEKIKSFFQKKIKDEKFKHAGKGYRLNESAATTTGATTSKNVSTTTKRHEPTNEAKIAGQAALARLEGMKSSAPKLNTSYAAIQARVKKELEQEKLAVAQENVKSTSSAAISQAPILAVSGVYYRCPLVSEEVLDKETWYDRIQEFFSSQLSDDEAGLSACLIIHSCNDGADEIRSCVDILCKYLDNIRNDPVERKYWKIRMSNRIFKENVKKLRGTMEFLKAAGFAEEKLMHQEREEDFLVWSPERCSIDNLTTLVDALQSAESVQLLLDRNVQVLLPSQAAERSELPAEFYSLSAEDIKREQTERAKAVERNQMLMTQAMREKLMKDKERKYRFTLIRIRFPDGIILQGTFAVDEKFEQVVEFVKENLLNEQFPFYLITATREKLTEVDFEKSLESLNLVPAVVLTFFWDSAAANAQVPSQCLKEETLSLLQSM, translated from the exons ATGGCTGAAAAAATCAAGTCGTTTTTCCAGAAGAAGATCAAGGATGAGAAGTTTAAGCATGCTGGAAAGGGTTATAG ATTGAATGaatcagcagcaacaacaacaggaGCAACAACATCCAAGAATGTGTCCACAACGACAAAGAGGCACGAGCCTACCAACGAAGCAAAAATTGCTGGTCAAGCTGCTCTAGCGAGACTAGAGGGAATGAAATCCAGTGCTCCAAAATTAAATAC TTCCTATGCAGCTATACAAGCACGCGTGAAGAAGGAACTGGAGCAGGAGAAACTTGCTGTTGCACAAGAAAATGTTAAGTCAACCAGCAGTGCAGCAATTTCACAAGCTCCCATATTGGCTGTGAGCGGTGTGTACTACCGGTGCCCATTAGTGTCGGAGGAAGTTCTAGACAAAGAAACGTGGTACGATAGGATTCAAGAATTCTTCAGCAGCCAGCTATCTGATGACGAAGCTGGTTTGTCTGCCTGTTTGATAATTCATAGCTGTAACGATGGAGCGGATGAAATACGATCGTGCGTCGATATACTTTGCAAGTACTTGGATAATATACGGAATGATCCAGTAGAGAGGAAGTACTGGAAAATCAGGATGTCAAACAGAATATTTAAG GAAAACGTTAAGAAACTCAGAGGTACAATGGAGTTTTTGAAAGCGGCTGGATTCGCTGAAGAGAAATTGATGCATCAAGAGCGGGAAGAAGACTTTCTAGTGTGGAGTCCTGAAAGATGCAGTATTGATAATCTGACAACACTCGTCGATGCCTTACAGTCTGCTGAATCAGTGCAACTTTTGCTGGATAGAAATGTACAAGTTTTGCTCCCTAGTCAAGCAGCCGAGCGGAGTGAACTGCCTGCGGAATTCTACTCGCTCTCAGCGGAAGATATAAAGCGTGAGCAGACTGAAAG GGCGAAAGCTGTGGAACGCAATCAAATGCTGATGACGCAAGCCATGCGAGAAAAGTTGATGAAAGATAAGGAAAGGAAATATCGATTTACTTTGATACGGATAAGATTTCCGGATGGCATAATATTACAGGGTACGTTTGCAGTAGATGAAAAATTTGAGCAAGTCGTTGAATTCGTGAAGGAGAATTTGTTGAACGAGCAGTTcccattttatttaattaccgCTACGAGAGAAAAGTTAACGGAGGTAGACTTTGAGAAGAGTTTAGAGAGTTTGAATTTGGTTCCCGCTGTTGTTCTTACATTCTTCTGGGACAGTGCAGCAGCGAATGCACAAGTTCCTTCGCAATGTCTCAAGGAAGAAACTTTGAGCCTTCTCCAATCGATGTAA
- the LOC100118346 gene encoding non-structural maintenance of chromosomes element 3 homolog, protein MPRRRTAQKSLSQPSTSARGTQHGSEEDDEDVAPPTQNQRQNKTFSDAEHGQHVANAVRYILAADQFKTPINRSAVSKAIDCHGAGFRTVMNSAEKVLQEVFGYRMVNIKNNETSSGKFILVNKLQDSLPYMTFDKEVGDRYVLLFLVLSHIFMNGEICSEASLMKFLLKLGIIEEGNMLNELYGNVMDLVTKDFVKERYIRAEATENSETQEKEFSWGERALEELSPRAVMEFVSKMYAGDREMSSWPQQHDRMQTLEQEHHHDGDLE, encoded by the exons atgccACGACGAAGGACAGCACAAAAGTCCCTGTCCCAGCCAAGTACGAGCGCGCGAGGCACCCAACACGGCAGCGAGGAAGACGACGAAGATGTTGCACCTCCAACGCAAAATCAGAGGCAGAACAAAACGTTCTCGGACGCGGAACATGGCCAGCATGTAGCCAACGCGGTCAGATATATCCTAGCTGCTGATCAATTCAAGACGCCCATCAACAGGTCAGCAGTTAGCAAAGCAATAGATTGTCACGGTGCAGGATTTAGAACTGTGATGAACTCGGCTGAAAAAGTTTTACAAGAGGTGTTTGGATACAGGAtggtaaatattaaaaacaacGAGACAAGCAGTGGCAAATTCATTCTAGTAAACAAGCTTCAAGACAGTTTGCCATACATGACTTTCGATAAAGAAGTTGGCGATCGCTACGTCCTGCTTTTCTTGGTACTCTCCCATATCTTCATGAATGGTGAAATATGCAGCGAAG CTTCACTAATGAAATTCCTTCTGAAGCTGGGAATTATCGAGGAAGGAAACATGCTCAATGAACTGTACGGCAATGTAATGGATCTGGTAACAAAG GACTTTGTCAAGGAGAGATACATAAGAGCCGAGGCAACTGAGAACAGTGAGACTCAAGAGAAAGAATTTTCATGGGGCGAACGAGCTCTTGAGGAGCTATCTCCTAGAGCTGTAATGGAGTTTGTCTCCAAG ATGTATGCTGGAGACAGGGAGATGTCAAGTTGGCCGCAACAGCACGACAGGATGCAGACTCTTGAGCAAGAACATCACCATGATGGCGATTTGGAATGA